Genomic DNA from Niabella ginsenosidivorans:
AATGCCCGCAGTTTAATCATTGTCAGCCTTTTATTGGCCACTTATACCAGTACAGCCCAGAAAGTAATAAAAAAGAGTTATGGTATCCCTGTTAGTTCAAAGATCGATAAAAACATCTCCGACTCTGCCCTGGTCAACCTGGTACAGCAACAGACCCTCCGTTATTTCTGGGATTTTGCACACCCGGTAAGTGGTATGGCTCGGGAAAGAAGCAACCGGTCGTTCGACTATGGGCAGGAAGTGGTTACCACGGGTGGTACAGGTTTTGGAGCAATGGCCATCCTTGTTGGTGTAAACCGCGGATGGATCGGGCGGGATACTGCCGCACGGTTTTTACTGAAAATGGTAAAATGGCTGGCAAAGGCAGATGCCTATCATGGTGTATTTTCGCATTGGTACAATGGTGAAACAGGAAAGACCATTCCTTTCAGCCGGAAAGATGACGGGGCCGACCTAGTGGAGTCGTCTTTTTTGCTGCAAGGCTTGCTTTGCGTGCGCCAGTATTTTGACAGGGATGTACCGGTAGAGCAGGAACTGCGTAACCGTATTAACTGGCTCTGGAACGATGTGGAGTGGGATTGGTTTACGCGGGATGGAAGAGAGGTATTGTACTGGCACTGGAGCCCTAATAATGGCTGGGCAATGAACTTTCCCTTGCGTGGGTTTAACGAATGCCTGATCACCTATGTGCTGGCGGCTTCCGGACAGCGCTATCCTGTTCCCCGTACCGTGTATGATCGCGGCTGGGCGCAAAGCAGTTTTTTTAAGAACGGTAAAAAATTTTATAACTATTTGTTGCCTTTGGGATTTGATTACGGCGGCCCGCTCTTCTTTTCGCATTATTCTTTCCTGGGTTTAAGCCCAAAAGGGCTAAAAGATCAGTATGCAGATTACTGGCAACAAAATCAGAATCATACCCTGATCAATTATGCTTATTGTGTGGATAATCCAAAAGCATTTAAGGGATATGGTGAAAATTGCTGGGGCTTAACGGCCAGTGATGATCCTAACGGGTATGATGCGCATCAGCCCGCCAACGACAATGGTACTATTTCACCAACAGCGGCATTATCTTCCTTTCCTTATACGCCGGATCAATCCATGAAGGCGCTGCGGCATTTCTATAAAGACCTGGGCAGCAAAATATGGGGTGAATATGGCTTTACAGATGCTTTTAATGAAACAAAAGGCTGGTATGCAAAAAATTACCTGGCCATTGACCAGGGGCCTGTTGTAGTGATGATTGAAAATTACCGTACCGGGTTGCTTTGGAATTTGTTTATGAGTTGCCCGGAAGTGCAGTATGGATTAAAGAAATTAGGGTTTGAAAGCGCTTATTTCAAATAATACAATTGTAAGCAGGTGAGGGGAGCTGGAAAAGAAAAAGCAGGAAGGTTATCCGATGCCGCATTGCTGGAACTGGTGCAGCGGCAGACCTTTGCCTATTTCTGGGATTTTGCGCATCCGGAATGCGGCATGCCAAAGGAACGGAATCATGAACATTATACCAATGTTATTACCACCGGCGGTACGGGTTTTGGAGTAATGGCCATAATTGTAGCCGTTGAACGGGGCTGGATCACAAGAGGGCAGGCCATAAAACGCTTATTAAAGATCCTCACCTTTTTAAAAACAGCGGAAAAACATCATGGCGCTTTTTCTCATTGGTTAGACGGCAACACAGGAAGAACGATCCCGTTTGGAAAAAAGGATAACGGGGCCGACCTGGTGGAAACGGCCTTTTTATTTCAGGGGCTGCTTACGGTGCGGCAGTATTTTAAGCGGGAAACCCCCGGGGAACAAAAAATAAGAACAATGATCACCACACTGTGGGAAAATGTAGAATGGAGTTGGTTTACCCGGGAACGGGAAGTGCTGTACTGGCACTGGAGCCCTGATCATAAATGGGCCATGAACCTGAAAATAGAAGGCTATAATGAAGCGCTGATCACGTATATACTGGCCGCAGCTGCCCCAAGGTATTCCATTCACAAAAACGTATATGAGAAGGGCTGGACAAGAAATGGCGCGCTTAAAAACGGCAAACGGTTTTATAACACACTGCTGCCATTGGGCCCGGATTTTGGCGGCCCGTTGTTCTTTGCGCAGTATAGTTTTGTAGGGCTAAACCCTAATGGGCTGAAAGACCGGTTTGCCGATTACGGAAAGCAGAACCGGGCACAGACAAAGATCAATTACCGCTATTGCGTAGCCAATCCCTTAAAATTTAAGAATTATGGGAAGCGGTCATGGGGATTGTCTGCCTGCGATTATAAAAGGAGATACAGGGAACATTCACCCACAAAAGATAACGGAACGATCTGCTGCTCAGCAGCTATTTCCAGCATTCCTTATCTGCCAAAGGAATCTATGGCTGCGCTCCGCTATTTTTATGAAGTGCTGGGTGATAAAATTTTTGGAAAATATGGCTTTACTGAAAGTTTTAACGAAACCCGTAACTGGTATGCAGCCTCGTATCTTGCCATTAACCAGGGGCCGGTCATTTTAATGATCGAAAACTACCGTACGGGCTTGCTCTGGAAATTATTCATGCAGGATAAAGATGTGCAGAAGGGGCTTCAAAAATTAGGCTTTGCTGTGTCCAAAAAGAGTACAACAAAAAGAGCGCAACAATAACAATTAAAAAATAAAAATGAAAATAGCGATTCTTGGCTCGGGGTTTATTGCCCGTTTTTATGCAGAATCCCTTGCCGCCCAAAGAAGGAGGGATGTGATCACAATGATCTGTGCACGGGATGCTCAGAAAGTAAAGGCTTTTGCCGCTCAATATAGAGTACCTTATACGGCTACAGATCTTAACGAGGCTGTTGCGCATCCGGAAGTAGATGTTGTGGTGGTAGCCCTGCCCAATGATCTGCACCTGGAGGCAGTGCTAGCTTGTGCAAAAGCCGGCAAGCCTGTTTTGTGCACAAAACCTTTAGGGCGTAATGCTGCAGAGGCATTACAGATGCTGCAGGCGGTAGAAAAAGCCGGTATTGTTGGCGGCTACCTGGAAGATCTTTGTTATACGCCCAAATTTTTAAAATCGCTGGCCAGTGTAAAAAGAGGCGCTATCGGGGAAGTGCTTTGGGCAAAGAGCAGGGAAACGCACCCGGGCCCGCACAGCGCCTGGTTTTGGAGCAAAGAAAAAGCCGGCGGAGGCTGCATGATCGACCTGGGTTGCCATTGCGTGGAGATCAGCCGGAACTTTATCGGAAAAGAGGTGCTGCCTGTTGAGGTGATGTGCTGGGCAGACACCCGCGTGCACCCTATTGATGCGGAGGATAATGCCATCGGGCTGGTAAAATATGCAAACGGTGCCATAGGCCAGTTTGAAGTGAGCTGGAGCTTCAGGGGCGGAATGGACCTGCGCGATGAAGTAATGGGAACAGAAGGAACGATCTGGTTGAATAATTTTTTGAGAACAGGCTTTGAACTGTTCACAACCGGAAAAGGCGGTGATTATATTGCAGAAAAAGCCGAAAGTAATCGCGGCTGGCTCTTTCCGGTTGGAGACGAAGTGCATGAACTGGGATACAGCCATATGTTTACGGATATGTTTGAAGCGATTGACCAGGGAAAACAGCCTGCAGAAACCTTTTATGATGGGTATATTGTGAATGCCATCCTGGATGCGGCCTATGCGTCGGCTGCATCAAAACAATGGGAGCCCGTAAAAATTGAGGGATGGCGCGGTGCTAAAAACGATATACAAAAAAGAACCTATCCGAGTTATGATGAAAATTATTACCTTATAAAAGAAGAAATGTTACCCTCAGGAGAAAAGAAGCTGATCGTTAAGCACAAACAAACCGGCTCCATTGAAAAAAGAGAGCCGGCTGCTTCCGGAACACAGGGAGAGTAAAATGAAACTAAAGCAGGAATATGGAACTACGGGTTTTTAAAGATTACGGCCGGGCATCCGCAGTAGTGGCTGATATCATGAGCACTGTTCTGGCTGAAAAACCGGATGCGGTGCTTTGCATGGCTTCCGGCGACTCGCCCAGATTAGCCTGTGCCCTTTTCTGTGAACAGGTAAAAAAGGAAGCAACAGATTGCTCCCGGCTGTTTTTGGTGGGGTTAGATGAATGGGTGGGCGTACCGCCTGCAACACCCGGAGCCTGTAGCAATGACTTCCGGGAACGCCTGATTGAACCGCTTGGTTTAAAGAAAGAGCAATACCATTTTTTTAATGGTTTGGCCAGTGATCTCCGGGAGGAGTGTATAAAAATGGATACGGTCATTGCCCAAAAAGGAGGTATTGATCTGATGGTGGTGGGCGTTGGCATGAACGGGCATATCGGTTTTAATGAACCAGGCGTGGATGCAGGGCTAAAGTCGCATGTGATCGGCCTGGATGCGGTGACAAAAGAGGTAGGTCAGAAATATTTCCAGGTTGGCCGGGTGCTAAATAAAGGAATCACGTTGGGTCTTTCTTATTTAATGGAAGCAAAAAAAGTGGTGCTGATTGCCAGTGGAGCGCACAAGTCCGGTGTTATAAAAAAGGTGCTTACGGACGAAGTATCTTCCGCATTTCCCGCAACGCTGCTGCGCCGGCATGGAAATAGCGTTATCATAACAGATGAGGATGCAACTGCTGAGATCCGGAACATAACCCATCTTTAAAGAACCCGGAAGTTAAACAATACTTCAAATTCCAGAATTATGTCAGATACTTTACAGATCAATTCAGAAGGCAAAGAAACCCATACCTACGATGCCATTGTAATAGGCAGCGGCATCAGCGGCGGATGGGCAGCCAAAGAACTTTGTGAAAAAGGGTTAAAAACACTGGTGCTGGAGCGGGGCCGCAATGTGGAGCATTTAAAGGATTATCCTACTATGAACCTCAACCGCTGGGAACTGCCGCATCGCGGACAGATAACGGAAGCCCGGAAAAAACAAAATCCATTGATCTCAAAAGCTGCCGGTTATGATGAAGCTACGCAGCATTTTTTTATACAGGATAAAGAGCATCCCTATATACAGGAAAAACCGTTCGACTGGATACGGGGCTACCAGGTAGGCGGAAAATCATTGACCTGGGGCAGGAGCTGCCAGCGCTGGAGCGACTGGGATTTTTCCGCACCCTTGCGATACGGGTATGCGGTAGACTGGCCGATCCGCTATAACGATATCGCGCCCTGGTACAGCCATGCCGAAAAATTTATCGGTGTTTGCGGCTCAGCCGAAAATATAGAATCCATGCCCGATGGCGAGTTTTTACCACCGATGGAATTCAATGCAGTGGAAAAGCATTTTAAGAAAATCATCTGGGATAGATACCGGCGCTACTATATTCCCGGCAGATGGGCGCATATAACAGAAGAGAAGGATATTTATAAACAGCAGGGCCGTACACAATGCCAGAACCGTGACCGTTGCATGCGCGGATGTCCCTTTGGGGGATACTTCAGCTCGGTAAGCTCCACGCTTCCCTGGGCAAAAAGAACAGGCAACCTCACTATCCGCCCGTTTTCAGTAGTGCATTCAGTGATCTATGATGAACAAAAACAAAAAGCCGTAGGCGTACGGGTGATCGATGCCCGAACCAAACAGGCCACTGAATTCTTTGCAGAGATCATCTTCGTAAATGCCTCTGCGCTGAACAGCAATCTTATCCTGCTGAATTCAACGTCCAACCGCTTTCCCGATGGATTGGGCAATGATAACGGTCTTATGGGAAAATACATTTGTTTTCATAATTACAGGGGCAGCATGAATGCCGATTTCCCGGGTATGGAAGATCAGTATTACAAAGTGCGCCGCATAACAGAATGCGTGATCCCCAATTACCGGAACCTGAAAACCCTGGAGACGGATTTTAAAGGCGGGTATGTTATTTTCAGCGGCGGCTATCGCAAAACAAAATATTATGAAGCATCGGAAGGGGTCGGTGCCGCCTATAAGCAAAGCCTGGAAGAGCCGGGTGGCTGGGGTATGTATATGTATATGCAGGGAGAAACCATTCCAAAGGAAACCAATCATGTGCGGCTGAGCGATACTGAAAAAGACGCTTACGGCATGCCATTGCTGGTTACATCTGTTGACTATGATGAGAATGACGAGAAGATGGTCCATGATTTTTTAGAGCAGGGAAAAGAAATGTTTGAAGCCGCGGGGGCCGTCAATATCCAGACAAACGACAGCAAACAGCCGCCGGGGCTGGACATCCATGAAATGGGGGGTATACGAATGGGCAGGGATCCCCAAACTTCATTGCTGAACGAATGGAACCAATTGCATCATTGTAAGAATGTTTTTGTAACAGACGGCGCCTGTATGACCAGCACCGGCAATCAAAGCCCCTCTGTTTTATATATGGCCTTTACGGCGCGCGCAGTTGATCATGCAGTACAGGAATTAAAAAAAGGAAATCTGTAAATGAGCAGGCTTAGTTTAAATTTTTGGAGACCAGCTGTAAGATATCTATTAAGTCTCCGTTTAACAGCATTATTATGCCTTTTGATGCTTACTATTGTTGCTACGGCTCAATACCCCTCTCCGGCCGAAGAGGCGCAAGGGGTGAGGCACACCTATTGCAATCCCATCAATATAGATTATGGCTACACACCCATTCCCAATTTCAGCAAATGGGGAAGGCACCGCGCAACGGCAGATCCGGTGATCGTAAATTATAAGGGAGATTATTATTTGTTCAGCACCAACCAGTGGGGATATTGGTGGAGCAGTGACCTGCTGAACTGGAAGTTTATTTCAAAAAAATTCCTGCGGCCCTGGAACACCAATACCTATGATGAGCTCTGCGCCCCGGCAGTAGGGGTTGTGGGTGATACGATGCTGGTATTTGGTTCTACCTATACCCGGAATTTTACGCTCTGGATGAGCACCAATCCCAAAGCCAATGAGTGGAAACCATTAGTGGATTCCTTTGAAATTGGCGGCTGGGACCCGGCATTTTTTACGGATGAAGATGCCCGCCCGGATGCTTCGGCTGGACGGGGACGGGTTTATATGTACAACGGCAGCAGTAATGTGTATCCCATTTATGGAATTGAGCTGAACCGGAAAACCTTTCAGCCCATTGGCACACGCAAGGAACTCTATTTTCTGCAAAGCTGGCGCTACGGCTGGCAGCGGTTTGGAGAATATTCAGATAATACCTTTTTAGACCCTTTTATTGAAGGTGCGTGGATGACCCGGCATAATGGAAAGTATTATTTACAATATGGCGCGCCAGGCACTGAGTTCAGCGGTTATGCCGATGGTGTGGTGGTGGGTGATACACCGTTGGGGCCCTTTACGCCACAATCGGATCCTTATAGCATGAAGGTGGGCGGCTTTATAAGAGGCGCGGGGCATGGCGCTACCTTCCAGGACAATTTTAAAAATTACTGGCATGTTTCTACGGGCATCATTTCCGTAAAAAATACTTTTGAGCGCCGTATCGGTATCTGGCCGGCAGGGTTTGATAAAGACGGGCTGATGTACTGCAATACATCGTTCGGAGATTACCCTACTTACCTGCCTTCCTCGCTGGATGGTGAAACGGGAGATACCATGCGCTCCCTTTTTACCGGATGGATGCTGCTGAACTATAACAAACCGGTACAGGTTTCTTCTACCCTGGGCGATTATACGCCCAACAATGCGGTGGATGAGCTGATAAAGACCTACTGGAGCGCAAAAACCGGCAAGAAAGGAGAGTGGATCCAGTCGGATCTGGGTACTGTGTCAACAATAAACGCGGTACAGATCAATTATGCAGACCAGGATGTGGCTCCCTATCACTTAGGAAAGATCAACAACCAGTATCATCAGTATATGCTGTACTATTCAAAGGATGGCAGAAAGTGGACCGTGCTGGTTAATAAAAGCGCCAACAAAACAGATGTGCCCCATGATTATGTAGAACTTGAAAAACCGGTACAGGCGCGTTTTATAAAGCTGGAGAACATCCATATGCCCACCGGTAAGTTTGCCATCAGCGGCCTGCGCGTTTTTGGCAATGGGAACGGGGAAAAGCCCGGAGCCATAAAGGATTTTATCGTATTGCGTACAGAAAAGGATAAGCGCAGCGCCTATATAAAATGGCGGCCGGTTGATGATGCTTATGCGTACAATATTTATTATGGTATTGCCCCGGATAAGCTGTACAACTGCATTATGGTGCATTCCAGTAATGAATACTGGATGAAAGCAATGGATGCGCAAAAAACCTATTATTATTGCATAGAAGCAATAAATGAGAACGGGGTAAGTGAAAGGAGTAAAGTCATTAAAGTAGAGTAAATTCGCTATAACAGCACACAGATTGCATGGGTTGTCACAGCATATTTTAGATCTGTGCAGGTCTGCGAAACCTGTGAGCAAAAATCATGGAGACTTAGTCAATTAATTTGAAAATTAAAATCGGATATGAAGAAAATCTACCTGTTTGTTTTATTGTTTTTTATTCCTGTAACCATACTATTGGCACAGGAAGCGCCTTTTTATAAAGATATCCAGCATTTTAAAGAACTGGACCGGCAAAATCCTCCTCCTAAAAATGCAATACTGTTCATAGGCAGCTCCTCCTTTACCAAGTGGACGGATGTAAGCGATTATTTTCCCGGTTATACCATTATTAACCGTGGTTTCGGAGGGTCTACATTAAAAGACCTGCTGTATTATTTTAATGACCTGGTGCCTGTTTATAAGCCCCGGCAAATTGTAATTTACTGCGGCGAAAATGACCTGGCCAATGATCAGACACCGGCGGATACTGTTGTCAGCCGTTTTAAACAATTATATGATCTTATCCGTAATTACAGCAAAAATGTGCCGGTGGCATATATTTCCATGAAGCCAAGCCCCAGCCGCGCACGGTTTTTACCAAAGTTTATAGCTGCCAATGCTGCTATAAAAGCATGTATTCAGAAAGAAAAAAAGATCCGCTATATTGACGTATATGATCATATGCTGGGCCCCGATGGCGCTCCCGTACCGGGTATTTTTGTTAACGACAGCCTGCATATGAACGCGGGGGGATACCATATCTGGCAGCAGGTTATTCAGCCCTATCTGAAAAAGTAGGCAAATGTGCAAAACGGTATTCTAATGAACGATCCCCTGTAAAATAAAAAATCAAAATCATGCGATACAAAAGATTGCTGCTTGTTCCTTTGGTGATAGCCATAGCGGTTGTAAGTGTTTATGCACAGCCCGGCGATGCAAAGATGAAGGGTTTCGTTAGCTCTTTAATGAGCAGGATGACCCTGGAGGAAAAAATAGGGCAATTAAATTTGCCAAGTGCAGGCGAGTTTACAACAGGAACCGCTACCAATTCAGATATCGGTAAAAATGTGAAAGAAGGAAAAGTGGGCGGCCTTTTTAATATAAAAGGGGTCGCAAAAATAAAAGCCATCCAGAAAGTGGCGGTAGAAGAAAGCCGTATGAAAATTCCGCTGCTGTTTGGTATGGATGTAATCCATGGTTATGAAACTACTTTCCCGATCCCTTTAGGTCTTTCCTGTACCTGGAATATGCAATCTATAGAACAATCGGCACGCATTGCCGCTACGGAAGCCAGTGCCGATGGTATTTGCTGGACCTTCAGCCCGATGGTGGATCTTACCCGTGATCCGCGCTGGGGAAGGGTTTCAGAAGGCAACGGGGAAGATCCCTACCTGGGAGCACAGATCGCCAAAGCTATGGTAACGGGTTACCAGGGAAATTATGCGTCTAATACCAATATCATGGCCTGTGTAAAGCATTTTGCGTTATACGGAGCTGCGGAAGCCGGCAGGGATTATAACACGGTAGACATGAGCCACCTGCGGATGTATAACGATTATTTTCCTCCTTACAAGGCAGCGGTGGATGCCGGCGCAGGAAGTGTTATGGCTTCCTTCAATGTGGTGGATGGCATACCCGCAACCGGCAACCGCTGGTTGCTGACAGATGTGCTGCGGAAGCAATGGGGCTTTAAAGGTTTTGTAGTAAGCGATTATACGGGTATCAATGAAATGATCGATCATGGAATGGGCGATCTGCAGGCGGTTTCTGCACTGGCATTAAAGGCAGGTGTGGATATGGATATGGTGGGGGAAGGATTCCTGAAAACATTGAAAAAATCCCTTGACGAAAAAAAGATCACACTGGCTGAAATAGAAGCTGCCTGCAGAAGCGTGCTGGAGGCAAAATATAAATTAGGTTTATTTGCGGATCCTTATAAATATTGTAATGAAGAGCGCGCCAAAACAGAAATTTTTACCCCGGAGCACCGGAAAATAGCCCGGCAGGTTGCAGCAGAAAGTTTCGTGCTGTTAAAAAATACTCCTGCCCCTGAAGGGGATGGGATATTACCTTTAAAGAAAGCAGGCAGGATAGCGCTCATTGGTCCCCTGGCCGATGCAGCCAACAATATGGCCGGAACCTGGAGCGTGGCAACGGTACAGGACCGGTCGGTTTCCGTTTTGGCCGGGTTAAAAGAAGTGCTGGGGAGTAAGGGCGAGATCTTATATGCAAAAGGATGCAATCTGGATGCTGATCCGGCAATGGAAGAAAGGGCTACACTGTTTGGCAAGACGCTGAACCGCGACAGCCGCTCACCGGAAGCAATGAAGGCCGAAGCGCTGCAAATTGCAGGCAATGCCGATGTGATCATAGCAGCCATGGGAGAATCTGCAGAGATGAGCGGGGAAAGCAGCAGCCGGTCCGATCTGAATATCCCGGAAATTCAGCAGGATCTTTTGGCCGCGCTGGTAAAAACAGGAAAACCGGTAGTGTTGGTTTTATTTACAGGGCGCCCGCTGACACTGGGCTGGGAAGATAAAAATGTGCCGGCTATTTTGAATGTATGGTTCGGCGGCTCTGAAGCGGGAACAGCCATTGCGGATGTTTTGTTTGGGGATGTAACCCCTTCAGGAAAACTGACCATGACCTTCCCGCAGAATGTTGGGCAGGTTCCGTTGTACTACGCGCATCTGAATACAGGGCGTCCGCTGGGAGAGGGCAAATGGTTCCAGAAATTCCGCTCCAATTACCTGGATGTATCCAATGACCCGCTATATCCTTTTGGGTACGGATTAAGCTATACCTCCTTCAATTATAGCGATCTTCAGTTAAGCAGCACTTCACTCAAAGGCAACCAAACTCTGCAGGCAAGCGTTACACTGACCAATAAAGGTAAATACGATGGTGCAGAAGTGGTGCAATTGTATATTCGCGATAAAGTGGGAAGTATTTCAAGACCCGTAAAGGAATTAAAAGGATTTCAGAAGGTGCTGCTCAAAGCAGGAGAAGCAAAAACAATTACGTTCAGGATTACACCAGAGGACCTGAAATTTTACAACAGCCGGCTGAAATATGATTGGGAAACCGGGGATTTTGAAATAATGATCGGCGGCAACTCAAGGGATGTAAAAACGGCAACGGTGCATTGGGAACGGTAAATACAACGTGTTGACTATTTTTATCAGCAGCATTTTTATAATATT
This window encodes:
- a CDS encoding discoidin domain-containing protein, whose translation is MLTIVATAQYPSPAEEAQGVRHTYCNPINIDYGYTPIPNFSKWGRHRATADPVIVNYKGDYYLFSTNQWGYWWSSDLLNWKFISKKFLRPWNTNTYDELCAPAVGVVGDTMLVFGSTYTRNFTLWMSTNPKANEWKPLVDSFEIGGWDPAFFTDEDARPDASAGRGRVYMYNGSSNVYPIYGIELNRKTFQPIGTRKELYFLQSWRYGWQRFGEYSDNTFLDPFIEGAWMTRHNGKYYLQYGAPGTEFSGYADGVVVGDTPLGPFTPQSDPYSMKVGGFIRGAGHGATFQDNFKNYWHVSTGIISVKNTFERRIGIWPAGFDKDGLMYCNTSFGDYPTYLPSSLDGETGDTMRSLFTGWMLLNYNKPVQVSSTLGDYTPNNAVDELIKTYWSAKTGKKGEWIQSDLGTVSTINAVQINYADQDVAPYHLGKINNQYHQYMLYYSKDGRKWTVLVNKSANKTDVPHDYVELEKPVQARFIKLENIHMPTGKFAISGLRVFGNGNGEKPGAIKDFIVLRTEKDKRSAYIKWRPVDDAYAYNIYYGIAPDKLYNCIMVHSSNEYWMKAMDAQKTYYYCIEAINENGVSERSKVIKVE
- a CDS encoding Gfo/Idh/MocA family protein, coding for MKIAILGSGFIARFYAESLAAQRRRDVITMICARDAQKVKAFAAQYRVPYTATDLNEAVAHPEVDVVVVALPNDLHLEAVLACAKAGKPVLCTKPLGRNAAEALQMLQAVEKAGIVGGYLEDLCYTPKFLKSLASVKRGAIGEVLWAKSRETHPGPHSAWFWSKEKAGGGCMIDLGCHCVEISRNFIGKEVLPVEVMCWADTRVHPIDAEDNAIGLVKYANGAIGQFEVSWSFRGGMDLRDEVMGTEGTIWLNNFLRTGFELFTTGKGGDYIAEKAESNRGWLFPVGDEVHELGYSHMFTDMFEAIDQGKQPAETFYDGYIVNAILDAAYASAASKQWEPVKIEGWRGAKNDIQKRTYPSYDENYYLIKEEMLPSGEKKLIVKHKQTGSIEKREPAASGTQGE
- a CDS encoding glucoamylase family protein; its protein translation is MNARSLIIVSLLLATYTSTAQKVIKKSYGIPVSSKIDKNISDSALVNLVQQQTLRYFWDFAHPVSGMARERSNRSFDYGQEVVTTGGTGFGAMAILVGVNRGWIGRDTAARFLLKMVKWLAKADAYHGVFSHWYNGETGKTIPFSRKDDGADLVESSFLLQGLLCVRQYFDRDVPVEQELRNRINWLWNDVEWDWFTRDGREVLYWHWSPNNGWAMNFPLRGFNECLITYVLAASGQRYPVPRTVYDRGWAQSSFFKNGKKFYNYLLPLGFDYGGPLFFSHYSFLGLSPKGLKDQYADYWQQNQNHTLINYAYCVDNPKAFKGYGENCWGLTASDDPNGYDAHQPANDNGTISPTAALSSFPYTPDQSMKALRHFYKDLGSKIWGEYGFTDAFNETKGWYAKNYLAIDQGPVVVMIENYRTGLLWNLFMSCPEVQYGLKKLGFESAYFK
- a CDS encoding glucoamylase family protein, with protein sequence MRGAGKEKAGRLSDAALLELVQRQTFAYFWDFAHPECGMPKERNHEHYTNVITTGGTGFGVMAIIVAVERGWITRGQAIKRLLKILTFLKTAEKHHGAFSHWLDGNTGRTIPFGKKDNGADLVETAFLFQGLLTVRQYFKRETPGEQKIRTMITTLWENVEWSWFTREREVLYWHWSPDHKWAMNLKIEGYNEALITYILAAAAPRYSIHKNVYEKGWTRNGALKNGKRFYNTLLPLGPDFGGPLFFAQYSFVGLNPNGLKDRFADYGKQNRAQTKINYRYCVANPLKFKNYGKRSWGLSACDYKRRYREHSPTKDNGTICCSAAISSIPYLPKESMAALRYFYEVLGDKIFGKYGFTESFNETRNWYAASYLAINQGPVILMIENYRTGLLWKLFMQDKDVQKGLQKLGFAVSKKSTTKRAQQ
- a CDS encoding GDSL-type esterase/lipase family protein, whose translation is MKKIYLFVLLFFIPVTILLAQEAPFYKDIQHFKELDRQNPPPKNAILFIGSSSFTKWTDVSDYFPGYTIINRGFGGSTLKDLLYYFNDLVPVYKPRQIVIYCGENDLANDQTPADTVVSRFKQLYDLIRNYSKNVPVAYISMKPSPSRARFLPKFIAANAAIKACIQKEKKIRYIDVYDHMLGPDGAPVPGIFVNDSLHMNAGGYHIWQQVIQPYLKK
- the bglX gene encoding beta-glucosidase BglX, with product MRYKRLLLVPLVIAIAVVSVYAQPGDAKMKGFVSSLMSRMTLEEKIGQLNLPSAGEFTTGTATNSDIGKNVKEGKVGGLFNIKGVAKIKAIQKVAVEESRMKIPLLFGMDVIHGYETTFPIPLGLSCTWNMQSIEQSARIAATEASADGICWTFSPMVDLTRDPRWGRVSEGNGEDPYLGAQIAKAMVTGYQGNYASNTNIMACVKHFALYGAAEAGRDYNTVDMSHLRMYNDYFPPYKAAVDAGAGSVMASFNVVDGIPATGNRWLLTDVLRKQWGFKGFVVSDYTGINEMIDHGMGDLQAVSALALKAGVDMDMVGEGFLKTLKKSLDEKKITLAEIEAACRSVLEAKYKLGLFADPYKYCNEERAKTEIFTPEHRKIARQVAAESFVLLKNTPAPEGDGILPLKKAGRIALIGPLADAANNMAGTWSVATVQDRSVSVLAGLKEVLGSKGEILYAKGCNLDADPAMEERATLFGKTLNRDSRSPEAMKAEALQIAGNADVIIAAMGESAEMSGESSSRSDLNIPEIQQDLLAALVKTGKPVVLVLFTGRPLTLGWEDKNVPAILNVWFGGSEAGTAIADVLFGDVTPSGKLTMTFPQNVGQVPLYYAHLNTGRPLGEGKWFQKFRSNYLDVSNDPLYPFGYGLSYTSFNYSDLQLSSTSLKGNQTLQASVTLTNKGKYDGAEVVQLYIRDKVGSISRPVKELKGFQKVLLKAGEAKTITFRITPEDLKFYNSRLKYDWETGDFEIMIGGNSRDVKTATVHWER
- a CDS encoding 6-phosphogluconolactonase, which produces MELRVFKDYGRASAVVADIMSTVLAEKPDAVLCMASGDSPRLACALFCEQVKKEATDCSRLFLVGLDEWVGVPPATPGACSNDFRERLIEPLGLKKEQYHFFNGLASDLREECIKMDTVIAQKGGIDLMVVGVGMNGHIGFNEPGVDAGLKSHVIGLDAVTKEVGQKYFQVGRVLNKGITLGLSYLMEAKKVVLIASGAHKSGVIKKVLTDEVSSAFPATLLRRHGNSVIITDEDATAEIRNITHL
- a CDS encoding GMC oxidoreductase; translated protein: MSDTLQINSEGKETHTYDAIVIGSGISGGWAAKELCEKGLKTLVLERGRNVEHLKDYPTMNLNRWELPHRGQITEARKKQNPLISKAAGYDEATQHFFIQDKEHPYIQEKPFDWIRGYQVGGKSLTWGRSCQRWSDWDFSAPLRYGYAVDWPIRYNDIAPWYSHAEKFIGVCGSAENIESMPDGEFLPPMEFNAVEKHFKKIIWDRYRRYYIPGRWAHITEEKDIYKQQGRTQCQNRDRCMRGCPFGGYFSSVSSTLPWAKRTGNLTIRPFSVVHSVIYDEQKQKAVGVRVIDARTKQATEFFAEIIFVNASALNSNLILLNSTSNRFPDGLGNDNGLMGKYICFHNYRGSMNADFPGMEDQYYKVRRITECVIPNYRNLKTLETDFKGGYVIFSGGYRKTKYYEASEGVGAAYKQSLEEPGGWGMYMYMQGETIPKETNHVRLSDTEKDAYGMPLLVTSVDYDENDEKMVHDFLEQGKEMFEAAGAVNIQTNDSKQPPGLDIHEMGGIRMGRDPQTSLLNEWNQLHHCKNVFVTDGACMTSTGNQSPSVLYMAFTARAVDHAVQELKKGNL